A genome region from Nymphalis io chromosome Z, ilAglIoxx1.1, whole genome shotgun sequence includes the following:
- the LOC126780532 gene encoding uncharacterized protein LOC126780532, whose amino-acid sequence MLLAPGWSVGPGHCIAMRSDPELSHLLFAWRIKYKYSNTDVTIKRSIVHPHFNRDTFANNIGLVQHVTLRGQLKYNMGSHIDSTLNNYETDKIVIISWNFDTIQYKDKHIVKHPVQVLNEEKCSIYMTPIIELRSYEFCTTIGNDVNTTIGHGALICNRKGSHTFGFFTWGERQERSLPLVILNLTNFQEWLKTIITF is encoded by the exons ATGTTATTGGCACCTGGTTGGTCGGTCGGCCCCGGACATTGTATAGCCATGAGATCAGACCCGGAGCTATCACATTTACTATTCGCTTggagaattaaatataaatatagtaatacag ATGTTACAATCAAAAGAAGTATTGTTCATCCACATTTCAACAGGGACACGTTTGCTAATAATATTGGACTTGTACAACATGTTACTCTTCGTGGTCAGCTGAAATATAATA TGGGCAGTCATATCGACAGCACCTTAAATAATTATGAGActgataaaattgttataataagctGGAATTTTGATACAATCCAATATAAAg ATAAACATATTGTAAAACATCCTGTTCAAGTATTGAATGAAGAAAAATGTTCAATCTATATGACACCAATAATAGAATTGAGAAGCTATGAATTTTGTACAACAATTGGGAATGATGTCAATACAACTATAG GCCATGGAGCATTAATTTGTAATAGGAAAGGTTCACATACGTTCGGATTTTTTACATGGGGAGAGAGACAGGAAAGGTCTTTACCACTCGTTATTCTTAACTTAACCAATTTTCAAGAGTGGTTAAAAACGATTATAACGTTTTAA